TGGATGATGTGGATGCAAATTACTGGAAAAAATCGCTGATCGGCTACAGAAGCATATTATACTAATGACACTAACTCTTCAGAAATTCTCTGAGGGTCATCGTTTTATAATGTTTTCCCTTTAGAAATGAGAGAATTTTGTTAAACTCCTTCTTTGGTATATACCCCGGCACCTGTGCTATGCCTTTTCCCGATGGCTCAAGCAGCGCTATGGTCGGGTAGCCTCTTATATTATAGAGTGAGGCAATGTCCTTCTTTTTATCCACATCGATCCTTACATACACTACGTCTTTCTTCAGGACAGGGTTAATCTCTTTGTCGTTCAGGACATCACGGTCCATCGCATCGCAATACCCTCAGTACCGGCTGTAAAAATAAAGAAGTGCGGGCTTGCTCTCTTTTGTTGCCCTTTTCAGCCCGTCTGTATATTCGTCTGCCACAAGCTGTGTGCAGGAGAGAGCGAGGAAAATGAGGATAAGAATCTTTATCTTGAATAGTTTTATCAAAGCCTGTTTAAAGGTCCTTTTTCTCCATAAGCTTACACCGTCAATATGCCCTTTTACAACAAGTAATCGCATCTTCTCATCCTCTAACGGTACTGCTCATGCACAGGGATAATGCTTTTTGGCTTTCTCGGGGACATCTTCACATAAAAGTATCCCTGTAATTTCCAGGAGAAGTTTTGCTATCCGGGCTATGGTGACAGCCGCTATTGCTCCCTGCTGTGAGGTAACACGGATATGCTCTATTTCCTCTCTGTGCTTTAAGGGGTTATAGGTTCTCTCTATGGGGACGCTATCCGGTATCTGTTTGAAATGACCGGCATCAAGGGGAACCTCAGACGTATTGAAGGAAGTGACGGACACATTGTCCGTCATCGCTGAAATCTCCGGAAAGTCAACACGGACACTACTTCGCACGATTTCGCTTTTGAAACTTTCCGATGAGATTCAGGCTGCTATCCGGGCAGGAAATCTGCATGTTTCACAAGGGTATCTCTTTGCTGCCAACCTCGATTGACCTGACCTTATGAAGGCAGTGAATAGTGAGAAACATGATTACAGCGATGGAGAGAAAAGATTACAGCGATAATTCTATCGCAGGCCTGTCCTACCAAGGTGTTGTTGTAGTTCTTGGCCAGGGCATCGGCGTTTTATCGTTGTTATCATTTTTTGGTTGTGAAAGGTGAAAGGAAGGGAAAGGGGCAGGCTGAAGGTGGGAAAGAGCGGAGAGTGGAGAGCAGGCACCGGAGGCAACTTGATAAAATGTCTTTAACTGTTCACTATTCACTGACGACTATTCACCGAATCATTTCCGAAATCAACAATCCGTACGGTTTAATCCTGCCGAAGGCGGGACAATGGGATGGGAGGGGGAAAAGGTGAAATCCACAGCCGCCCGCAACTTCCTGTTATCCACAGTTTTGAAATTTAATGGATTATCTGAGCTTTCAAAGGGTAATCGTTATTGACAATAATGGGTAATAATATCACAATAGAATAAAAGGGTTACATAAAAAGAGGGGAAGGTAACTATAGGGGTATATACGAAACAAGTTCGGAATTTTGTTTAAAGGAGGAGGTATATTAATTATGGTAGTTGGTGTACCAAAAGAGATCAAGGTTGCTGAGAACAGAGCTGCAATAGTACCTGCAGGGGTTGAGGCCCTTACCAAGGCGGGTCACAAAGTTATAATTGAAAAAGGGGCGGGGTTGGGCAGTGGGATCTCGGATGAAGCCTATGCACAGGTTGGTGCAGAGATAGTCGATACTAATGTTGAAATCTTCAAAAGAGCTGAAATGATTATGAAGGTGAAAGAGCCCCTTCCTCCTGAATATCCATTGTTTCAGGAAGGTCAGATAGTATTTACCTTCTTTCATCTTGCTCCTGCACCAGACCTTACCCAAGCGATGCTTAAGGCCAAGATAATAGGCATTGCCTATGAAACAATCCAGCTTGCCGATGGCTCGCTTCCTCTTTTAGCCCCTATGAGCGAAGTTGCAGGTAGAATGTCGATCCAGGTTGGTGGATATTTTCTCTATAAACACAATAAGGGGAATGGCGTATTGCTTGGCGGTGTTCCCGGCGTAGAACCGGGTAAAGTGGTAATTCTCGGCGGCGGTGTCGTGGGTATAAACGCTGCAAAAATGGCCATTGGTAACAATGCAGATGTGTATATTCTGGACATTGATCTGAATAGACTTCGCTACCTGGATGACATTTTTAATGGAAGGGTTAAAACTGTAATGTCAAACCGCTACAACATTGCAAGACTTATTCAGGACGCAGACCTTGTAGTAGGCGGTGTACTTGTAGCAGGCGCAAGGGCGCCAAAACTGGTCACAAGAGATATGCTTCCGAAGATGAAAGAAGGCTCGGTTATTGTCGATGTTGCCGTTGACCAGGGTGGATGTGTAGAGACTACTCATCCAACCACCCATGACTATCCTGTATTTGTAATCGATGGGGTCGTCCATTACTGTGTGGCGAATATGCCAGGTGCTGTTGCCCGAACCTCCACCTTTGCGTTGACAAATGCAGCTCTGTTCTATGCTTTAAAGCTTGCTAATCTTGGGTATAAGGAAGCCCTTGAGCAGGATCCAGCTTTATTGAAGGGTCTCAATCTGTTTAAGGGCAGGCTTGTATGTCGTCCGGTCGCCGAATCCCAGGGGATAGAGTGCGCACCGATTGAATTTTAACATTGCTTTCCTATGACGGGAACGGGGGGGCATCCCCTTATGTAAAAAAGCCTCTTCAGGTGTGAGCAGGAGAAACATGAGTTATACCAATTCATTTCCGATCAATTCTCGAAATTGACCACCCGCTAAGCAGGAGGTGGACCATGAAAACTGCAGTTAAGGCCGCCCTGTTGTCAGGCTTTGTGTTTCCCGGCTTAGGCCAGATTTATCTCAAACGATACCTGCGAGGGCTAATTATCATGATACCTGTATTGTTGGGGCTAATCATCATCGTTGGAATAGCAATGGTTGGCATTTTGGAGAGTCTAAAGAAAATTCAAATTGAAGGCGGGGCCACTGATACGAATACCATGTTAACTCTTGCCACTTCATATTCCACGCACAACGATATTTTTTTTAAAGCCATTTCTTTATTCATTGTATGTTGTTGGCTTTTTTCCTTGATAGACGCCTATAGCATAGGTAAAAGAAGGAGCATTCTCAACGCAAGAGATGAAAAAGAGTTCAGAACAAAACCTGCCCTTACGCGCAGTGAACGAATAATTTTATAGTTATTTTAAAGAAGGGAAAATAATCTTATTATCAAACAAGATTTGATTATAAAATGTATTTAGGCAAAAAAATTTCACAAAGATATTTCCTGTATGCGGTGACCAGTAGCCCAATCAATTCTCCTTTAACCTTTGTGGTTAAATTTGCGCCAGACTTTACCTGCGGCGTTACCCAGAGCTGCGCCTGCAGCATCGTAGATATTATTGCTCTGATTAATGGGGTTGCGGGGTAATTCACTGCCGCAGTGTTTACATTTAACAGCTTCTATCTTCACAATCTCCGCACAGAAAGGACATTTTTTAAATTTCCCATATTCCCCTCGTTCTGCTGCTTTGTCCATGGCCTTTTGTGTAGCTGAAGGCAAAAACGCCACAATAAGCGCAAAAGGGCCGAGAAGCGTTCCGATTATAAACCATCCACATCCACCCCGCCCCCTTGAGTTCGCAATGACCGCCGCGACTATGCCGAACAAAAACCAGATAAACAAAATTTCCATTTGCTACATCCCCTCATTCCCTGTTTAGGTTTGTAAAGTATATAATTACTACAATTTGTAGGTGAACCGAATAATAACATTGAAGCCTTTCATCACCTAAAACGTCTGACTACTCAATTGACAGTTCACCCTAAAGACCTTATACTCTATCGAAGCGTATCAACATGTGTGGCCGATTTGTAAGAACAAGCTCAATTCCAGTAATCACAAAGAGATTTAATGTCGAGAAACTCTTTCTGCCAGAGATACCGCCAAGCTACAACATTGCCCCGAATCAAGAAGTCGTTATAATTAATAACAATGGAGTAGCAAAGCAACTCCTTCCTTGCCGCTGGGGGTTCCTCCCTTCCTGGGCAAAAGATATGTCTATGGGTATGATTAATGCCAGAGCAGAAACAGTTGCAGAAAAACCCTTTTTCAGATATGCGCTAAATAAGCACCGCTGTTTGATTGCTGCCGATGGATTCTATGAGTGGGGAAACAAAAACAGTAAAAGATATCCGGTATATATTAAACTTAAGTCTGGCGAACCCTTTGGTTTTGCCGGTCTCTATAATTTCTGGGAATCACCAGACGGAAGCATGATCCCTACCTGCACAATCATAACCGCTGAGCCTAATGAACTTATAAATCCGATTCATCAGAGGATGCCGGTTATTATACCAAAAGATGATGAAGACCAGTGGCTCGATCCTGCTCTGGAAGATAAAGGTATACTCCTGCAGCTCTTGAAACCATATCCGTCTGGAGCTATGGAACTCTATCCTGTTTCGCCAAAAATGAATTCACCTTTATATAACCATCCAGAAAATATACAGCCCATTGAGGTTCAGTAACTTATTTGCTTGGCTTTTGAGGTATCCTTATATAAATTATTTTTATAAGGAATACTTAAGAAGTAGAATTTGGGGCGGAAGGATATTTCCTAAAATTATTGATTGACAAAGTATTTAGGAAGTATTGATTATAAATAAAAGCTGTCTGACTAAAAAAAGGAGGAAAAGACGATGGCCATTAAGAAAACTGTTGTTAGCGTCACGGTGTTGGTATTATTGTTGGGATCAGGTATCTGCTTTGCCGATTCGAATATCCCCAATCTGGTAGGGGCATGGACAGTAAAAGCTGAAGGCGCAGTCTTGGTTAAAGGTGGTGCTCCTGGACCAAAGACTCACCATAGTGGTGAGTTTAGCGTACTCACTGCCGAAGCAATTGTGACTAAACAGCAAGGCAGAGTTCTGCGCGGAACCTTCAAATCACCGCGAGCCACTGAGGATTTTATTGCTATTATTGGCACAGACAATAAAAGCTTCTACTATGCCGATGAAGATGGCTTCATGGAAGGCAAAATTATCAACAAAGACAGGATAGACATGATTTATCGTCATGTAAGTCCTTCCGATACGGTAGTGGCGGTGGGAACGTGGACAAGGAAGAAATAAACCACAAACCATCGGAACGGGGATCGGCTAACTGTAAAGATATTTCTGAGATTCTTGCAGGTGTAACTCACAGGCGCTCTTCCTTCCTGAAGTGGAATTTACAATACAATGTTTCGATTGGTAATAGTGTGCCTTTTAAATCTTATTGATATTTATTAAGCAGAATTTACCATTTGATCAGCCGGTCAAAGTACTGAAAGGCTTGTTTTGGGGGAGAAGATCACATGAAAACAAGGTTACATAGGGAAGTAGTCTGGCGGACAATACTTTTGGCTGTCATCATCTGGGCTCTCGGTGCTCCGCTTTGCTTTGCCGGGTCCGATGTCTGGAAATTTGTGATCTTCGGAGACACCCGTCATCCTGATCCGATGACGGCGACGGGCGTCAGCCACAGACTTCCTGAATTGTCACAGGCTATTGCCGCGGAAAAACCTGAGTTGGTGTTCTTCTATGGCGATTTTATTAATGGGTACTACACCCATAAACACTCCCCGCTCTTTCGGAAATACAGACTCCAGTTCGACAACTGGCTGGCAGCCATGAAACCTGTCTATGACCGGGGCATTCCCGTTTATGTCATCCGCGGCAACCATGAATATGGCGCCGAAGGCCTGCCCGATCTCGAATTATTCAGGATCTACGAGGAGTATTTCGCCAATAAAATGCCGCAAAACGGGCCGGAAGACGCCAAAGGACTGACATTCAGCGTCGTCCACCGGGGGGCAAAATTCATTGGTCTGGATCAATATGTCGGGGAAAAAGGGGAGGTGAACATGAATCTGATGTGGCTAAAGGCGGAACTTGCCAATAACTCCCACCCCTTCATCTTTGTCTATGCCCACGCCCCTGCCTTTCGGGTCATGAAAGCGCGGTCACATCCTTTTGATTTCTTTAACAATCACAAACAGCGTGATACGCTCTGGGGAATGTTGAAAGAGTATCGGGCACCTGTCTATTTCTGTGGCCACGATCACCTCTACAGCCGCAGCCAGAAGGACGGGATTTTCCATGTTTGCGCAGGAAATGGCGGCGCCAACGCTCAGGATTATGATCCAGCCCAGGTAGATCAGGCATTGCAGAATCTCTATCCTACGATCCCAGTGCCAAAGGAAAAGGCAGGAATCGCCTTTATGGTCGTCACCATTGATGAACAGGCCGGGGTTGCCGGGGTTGAAACCAAACTGCTTCAGGAAGATGGCCGCATCATCGTGGGCGACACTTTTTCCATTAAGGCGCGCCAATAAAATTGTATCAGCACCGGCTGATTTTGATTAGCACAGGATAAAATATGAACAGAAACTTCATTATTATTGCCATCGTAATCGTTCTTGCTGCGACTATGGTCCTTGCCGAAGATACGAGGCTTCAAAAACATACAGACGAGACAATTGCTTATCTGTTGGCTTTCGTTGCCAAATCCGATTGTACCTTCATTCGGAACGGTCAATTCTATACCGGTAAGCAGGCATCATATCACATGAATACCAAGCGTCAGTATTTCAAGGACAAGATCGCGACCCCAGAAGATTTTATCCGGCTTGCTGCCACCAAGAGTATTCAGACAGGTGAACCATACCTGGTCAGGACAAAGGAAGGAAAAGGATCACGTTGTGACGAGTGGATGAAGCAGGTCCTGGAGGAGTACAGAAAAACCAGTAAAGACAACGAAGAAAAGAAAAATTATGGCTAACAACGGCATGCAGGATAGTGCCCTGACCACAGCAAATTCTAATGCCATGTGTTCTGCCCTGTTTCAGACAGTAATGGTTATCAAAGGTCAGGCGAGCTTTTCGGGTTCCCCGGCAAAGCCGGGGGCTTACCGAATTTAGTTAATTTCCCACTCTTGTACTTGAGGGGGATATTATGCCATAAATAAGGACCGTTAGTGGCCTCCCAATACGTCAGGAACTGCCATTGTGTCAAGAAATGCGCTGGCCGGTAAGTTGAAGACGTTGTCAGGCGCTTCTTTCTTTATGTTCTTATACTCAACGCTCCATTTTCCATTTGCATTTGCTATCTTTACGGGGAAACGTATGTCTGTTGCAAACCACTGATGATATGTCTCGTTCTTGCCCCCCTGTTTTACGGTAACCTCATACTTTTTAGTCGGATGACCGTCTATAGCTGCAGTACCAATCTCCTTTCTGCTTACTTCACCGAATATCTTTTCCTCCGTCCATGGTTTCATGGCTGGTGTCAACTTTGCCTCAATATATGTATTCT
This portion of the Pseudomonadota bacterium genome encodes:
- a CDS encoding thioredoxin fold domain-containing protein, which produces MDRDVLNDKEINPVLKKDVVYVRIDVDKKKDIASLYNIRGYPTIALLEPSGKGIAQVPGYIPKKEFNKILSFLKGKHYKTMTLREFLKS
- the ald gene encoding alanine dehydrogenase, encoding MVVGVPKEIKVAENRAAIVPAGVEALTKAGHKVIIEKGAGLGSGISDEAYAQVGAEIVDTNVEIFKRAEMIMKVKEPLPPEYPLFQEGQIVFTFFHLAPAPDLTQAMLKAKIIGIAYETIQLADGSLPLLAPMSEVAGRMSIQVGGYFLYKHNKGNGVLLGGVPGVEPGKVVILGGGVVGINAAKMAIGNNADVYILDIDLNRLRYLDDIFNGRVKTVMSNRYNIARLIQDADLVVGGVLVAGARAPKLVTRDMLPKMKEGSVIVDVAVDQGGCVETTHPTTHDYPVFVIDGVVHYCVANMPGAVARTSTFALTNAALFYALKLANLGYKEALEQDPALLKGLNLFKGRLVCRPVAESQGIECAPIEF
- a CDS encoding zinc ribbon domain-containing protein is translated as MEILFIWFLFGIVAAVIANSRGRGGCGWFIIGTLLGPFALIVAFLPSATQKAMDKAAERGEYGKFKKCPFCAEIVKIEAVKCKHCGSELPRNPINQSNNIYDAAGAALGNAAGKVWRKFNHKG
- a CDS encoding SOS response-associated peptidase, translating into MCGRFVRTSSIPVITKRFNVEKLFLPEIPPSYNIAPNQEVVIINNNGVAKQLLPCRWGFLPSWAKDMSMGMINARAETVAEKPFFRYALNKHRCLIAADGFYEWGNKNSKRYPVYIKLKSGEPFGFAGLYNFWESPDGSMIPTCTIITAEPNELINPIHQRMPVIIPKDDEDQWLDPALEDKGILLQLLKPYPSGAMELYPVSPKMNSPLYNHPENIQPIEVQ
- a CDS encoding metallophosphoesterase gives rise to the protein MKTRLHREVVWRTILLAVIIWALGAPLCFAGSDVWKFVIFGDTRHPDPMTATGVSHRLPELSQAIAAEKPELVFFYGDFINGYYTHKHSPLFRKYRLQFDNWLAAMKPVYDRGIPVYVIRGNHEYGAEGLPDLELFRIYEEYFANKMPQNGPEDAKGLTFSVVHRGAKFIGLDQYVGEKGEVNMNLMWLKAELANNSHPFIFVYAHAPAFRVMKARSHPFDFFNNHKQRDTLWGMLKEYRAPVYFCGHDHLYSRSQKDGIFHVCAGNGGANAQDYDPAQVDQALQNLYPTIPVPKEKAGIAFMVVTIDEQAGVAGVETKLLQEDGRIIVGDTFSIKARQ
- a CDS encoding DUF5329 family protein, with amino-acid sequence MNRNFIIIAIVIVLAATMVLAEDTRLQKHTDETIAYLLAFVAKSDCTFIRNGQFYTGKQASYHMNTKRQYFKDKIATPEDFIRLAATKSIQTGEPYLVRTKEGKGSRCDEWMKQVLEEYRKTSKDNEEKKNYG